The following coding sequences are from one Actinomycetota bacterium window:
- a CDS encoding spore gernimation protein yields MKAVALVGALALVLASCGSVDTAARTTTVDHATTSTTQRTTTSATTNSATTASNSTTTEPFAGPYDAIVYMLHDSGGSPTRTGPFLAPVSRNEASLEDTVLALLNGLTPSEIDLGITTAIPQGTDLNDVEVTDGVATVDLSSVFDGGGGTVSMRARLAQLVYTVTGYDPEITGVRLELDGTPVEVSAGEGPLEHVPMTPESFEDLLPGILIESPAFDDWAPPPVTITGIATAAEGVFQLEILDSDGNMVAAVPVQIGKGPGWRRFSVTFEASDLPPMPATLQIRVYEPSAKDGSVIYERIQPFGYRMNP; encoded by the coding sequence GTGAAAGCTGTTGCGCTTGTTGGTGCGTTGGCTCTCGTGTTGGCATCCTGCGGGTCTGTCGACACTGCGGCCAGGACCACAACGGTGGATCACGCGACCACTTCCACGACTCAGCGCACCACGACGAGCGCCACGACCAACAGCGCCACGACCGCCTCCAATTCGACCACCACTGAGCCGTTCGCAGGCCCGTACGACGCGATCGTGTACATGCTTCACGACTCGGGTGGCAGCCCGACGCGGACCGGACCATTCCTGGCCCCGGTGTCACGAAACGAGGCCAGCCTCGAGGACACGGTGCTGGCCCTGCTGAACGGGCTCACACCCAGCGAGATCGACCTGGGGATCACCACCGCAATACCGCAAGGCACGGATCTCAACGACGTGGAGGTGACCGACGGTGTCGCCACCGTGGACCTGTCGTCTGTATTCGACGGCGGCGGGGGCACCGTCTCGATGAGAGCGCGACTGGCGCAGCTGGTGTACACCGTCACCGGCTACGATCCGGAGATCACCGGTGTTCGTTTGGAGCTCGACGGTACCCCGGTGGAGGTGTCCGCCGGCGAGGGGCCGTTGGAGCACGTCCCCATGACCCCGGAGAGTTTCGAGGATCTCTTGCCCGGAATCCTCATCGAGTCGCCCGCGTTCGACGATTGGGCTCCTCCCCCGGTGACCATCACCGGGATCGCCACCGCCGCCGAAGGCGTATTCCAACTCGAGATACTCGACTCGGATGGCAACATGGTGGCCGCAGTGCCCGTGCAGATCGGCAAGGGGCCAGGATGGCGCCGTTTCAGCGTCACCTTCGAAGCTTCCGACCTGCCCCCCATGCCGGCTACCTTGCAGATTCGCGTCTACGAGCCGTCGGCTAAGGACGGGAGTGTCATCTATGAGCGGATCCAACCCTTCGGATACCGCATGAACCCGTGA